The stretch of DNA GTGCCccttttaaagtatttattttcctctgggtagcaaaagtaaagtaaaatgcCTGAATTTTCTTTTGACCTCCTGTTTCCTTTTTCCAATGGTGCTTAGCGGTGGGAGGGTACTTCAAGGAGAGCTGCATACCAGGTGCCAACCAGCCCGGTTACCCAAGCAAcctgtgtggtttgtgtgtgggtgacgACTCAGGGAGTAACAAATGTGAGAAGGGAAAAGACCGGTATGACGGATACGACGGCGCCTTCAGGTACTAAAAACTGCTTgtttaaagtgtgtttaaacaaacaatttatttgaatgtaataCACTGCATCTTCCTGTTTGTCCATTCAGGTGTCTGGCAGCGGGAGACGGCGATGTGGCTTTCATCAAAGAAGCCACTATCTTTCAATACACTGATGGTATAACAAGTTATTCCAGGATACAGAATGCTCTCTTAAAGTCTCTTCTCAATCAAAGAGCTAGTTAACCacctctctttgtgtcttttattCAGGTAACTCAACTGAGCCATGGGCAATGAATCTCCTGTCCAAAGATTTCCAGCTGCTCTGTTCCCAGGACAGCAAAGCCGAGGTCACGCAGTACAGACAATGTAACCTGGCCAGAGTCCCCTCTCACGCTGTGATGGTGCGTCCAGGAACCAACAGCTATGCTCTCTATGGACTCCTGGACAGCGCACAGGTACTGAATGTGCATATGTACATTTTGCATGTCTCATTTTAAAGGGGTGAGTCGGAGGAATTTGGGCATAAGCCAATGTGTGTAACATAAAACTGATTTAGTATTGCATTTTCTAAAGTTAAGAGACTTGCAATAGACAGATTTTTCAAAAGAAGTGAAAATGGAAGCAACAGAGGCAGAGATATCTTGCTCAACTTATTTTTAATATGGATCTCAAAAACTCTGGATCCTGAACTTTCTACAGCTCAACTCAGTAACATTGTTCACCCTAACTGTGTGGTGGATACTTCTCAAACTCCACACATCCAGAGTGTGCAAGCAAGCAAAGTACACTGGTCTAATATGAATATTGCTTcatattattgtgtgtgtgtgtgtgtgtgtgttctctacTATCCACTGGTATTCATACAGTAATAGAAAAAATAGGTCCAGATATTGTTCAGTTTTGTTCTTCATGAagcttctttctctccctcggTGCTTCTCTGCAGAAATATTTTGGCAGTGACACTGGTACTGCTTTCAAGATGTTTGACTCCACGAGCTACAACGGCAAAGATCTCATCTTCAAAGACTCCACCGTTCGTTTGGTGAGTGTTGCTGAAAGGAAGACCTACCAGGATTGGCTGGGCCAGGGCTACATAGACGCACTGGAGAACATGGAGTGTAAGGGTTCATCGACTGCAGGTAAAAACACATACTTCTTTATTTGTTCCTTACTATGTCATTTCAGGAGAAAGCTGTTTGAATTTCATCTTTtaccacacacaccacctttTAACATGTCAAATTATGGTTCTTAAATCAATATAAACCATAACAATTCACACTTATCTTAAACAAATACACCAACTTTAGAGAAGTTCTTAGATTCACGTAACACTGTGAAACTGCTCTGGTAGGAAGCTCAACACTATCTAATAATCAGTAAGGCTGTATTACAACATAGGCTGATGTTTAAGCTCACTGTGTGGGCAGTACAATCAGTAACAATGTATCCCCTTGTGATTAAagctgtttaattaaaaaaaattgtaagcTGTGgtacaacatgtttttttccaacACTGTTTCATTAAAGTGCAGCCAAAGGTGTTTAGGATATTAAACATGATGTCCTTTAGCGCCCCCTTGGGTTGATCAGTGTGATTTTGAAAATGCTGGACACTAATGTTTCTCCAAAATTTAATCCAAAACAACTCAGCCAGTTTTTGAAATTATgaatagacagaaagatagataaaggAAGAAAGACTGATCCATTGATTAAGGCATACAACACAAGCTATTCATTTCCACTTACTAAAAGCCAGTGCATACTTTGTGTACCATCATcactaacatttttaaatttctttccctctctcagtGATCTCCTCTGCATGGTTGCTTCTGGTGGCGCTCCTCAGCACCATGATGACCACCCTCTGGATGTAAAGAtcacctcctcccttcatcttatcttattattGCATCATATCCACCTAATTGtatgttatttcattatataGGGAGAGGGTGGCATGTTGAAACTGCCTTTGGATTTGAATGGTGTTATCGTTGAAGCAAATGAAGCACATTGACACTTACCGGTGCGGCAGAGAGGAGAGTTAGCTGCCATGTGACTTGCAGTCAGAAAATGACATGATGAGGTGCTGATTCCACTTTGTTTACGGAAGGTGAGCTGCCATATCAGTGCATATGCTGCCACCTGTTACATTGCTGTAGTGGGaagctgctctctgtctctctgaagCTGGTTTTAGGTACACAGGAACAGACCATTTGATTTTTAACCTCACATCATTACAGATGATGTTATAGCTGATTTCAACCTCttttttaaagggtcagttaACCTAAATTACAAAAATGTTCTCACTTAAACTTGGTGGTATGTGATCATGGagattttgttgttatttggcCCAGTTTTGAGATATGTGTCTTTGATATTTTGCCTGCCACAGCactgaaacaaaaatatgaGGCTGTAGATTTTGGGGTCAATTCAACTAATCCCTCCTATTACAATTCTGAAATTCTTTGTGGTACAAATAGCAGTAACATGGTGTGGaagtatttttaatttctcaccaatattacaataaatacagttagccaatctaagctttcaaaaCCACAGAAAAAACTGCAACTTTGACTTTTCTAAACACCCATTGTACCAACAATTAGCTTTACTAAGACTGGAATTGACCCCCAGATCAGCTCCAGACATTTGAAAGGCTTCATTTGAATGTAAAACTCAGATTTCTGTTCCACTCTGCGCCACTTGCTCTGTGAATACTACTAATGAAACATTGCCTTTAATTGACCATGTTTTCACTATAAGCTGATGCCATATCAGTGAATATGCACTAGTGTTTCCTTCCACACAGCTGTGCTTAGGATGGTGTGACGATGAGTGATTGAGTGTCCGTAGGCTGTTTGCTTCATGTGTTCTCCTCAGATACTTTAAAATCAAGggaataaatcatttaattcaTATGGTTTCTCATTTGGGGCTAGCTGCATCTGCACATTCAGATCATTTTAAAGTCTTTAGCTGTATAATATTTTGGCTTTTCTCTTCTTAATTTTAGTAATCTAATGCTTTTTGGATGAAAACTGCTTCAGCATTCTTCCCAATTATCAGCCATTTTTCAAacctttttaacatttcattctGGACACAGTTGGAGTGAGACAGACTGACTCACTGGTCAAGTTTGGAGAAAACGTAAAGAAAATATCCTGTGGTTTATGTGAGAGAGTGAATGAGTTATTTGTTTGTCAAACCAGAGTTTATGTCAGTTGAATACAGACAATAATTTCTTATTGTCAACTGTttccatgtaaaaaaaaattgctgtCATATCCTCTAAATTCGACAACTCACTCCAGTGTAAGACTGAATGCAAATTAACCAGCTTTCGTCATGCTGCTTGATGCTGtatcttgttttaaaatgttgattggATGTGTATTTTCCTATGTtcagagatttatttttatatgaagtTCAGGTGCCATATCAGTGTATATGTACTGACTCATGCTGTCAGAAACTAATTCTCTTCCTTCTAACAGAGATTTATTTCTTTGTGAAATGATGTAATATGTAACTAATATTTAGTTGCCAGGCCAGTGAGTCTGCGCTAGTATTGCTACATGAAGCTGCTGACTAGAGCTGTTATCTGTGCttgttaaaattaaataaagttaagGACCACAATTGTGTGAGAGTGATGGGTGTTAATTATTTCTGCAGTGTTAATGTCCGTAAACACACGCAGCAACTAGCAGAAACTCTGTATTTCCATCGCACTAGAACAGATGAATTTGTGGCTGCATTAAAGACAGATGTTTTGATTTTTAGCTTTTAGCTGTGGCAGAAAGGGGATCTCCTCTTATGCCTTTCTATACATGAAATTGGGTTTGTCCATTTGTTCCcccagaaaacagtgaaaacttAGTTATgccctcaaatgtcttgttttgcctGATCAACAGATATTCAAGGAGAAGTAGTAAATTTGCAGCTAAAACCATCAAATTCTTGTTTGAAAAATCATCAGAATAGTTGCATTACTTTTTTAAAGGTTTAGGTTTATTGGCAACACTCCAACACATTTATCACACATATCAGATGTCAGAGATACAATGATTAAGTAATGGACTAATTTCCACCATTTCCCTGATGTTTTCAAGTTGCATCAAACATTTACCGAAATGCAAACAGGCCTTCATAGTCTGATGTGCAGAAATGTTATAACATAAGCACAAACCATTGTTTCAATGTTTTCAGGGTATACCCAACTTTCTGTCAAATCattgattaatagattaattaaCTAAAAGCTGCAGCTCTAAGTGACAGTACTATATTACGTCAATGTGTTAAAGCCAAAGGATGGATGGTTTATTATCAGAGATATGAAGAAAGTCTTTGCACATGCTTCACTTCTGTGCATTTGTTGGACAAGCTGAATCATTCTGTATCTTCCAGAAAGCAGTAAACACCCTCTTATCTTCTAATCAGGCTGTAAATTCTTTTCTGGGTTTCATATCTCTGTCGTTATCCTGCTGAGTTGTGAAAGCAACGGGACAAGTTACAACCAGGAGGCAGTGAACTGTGAACTTGTGACTCTGCTGTGGCAGCAGAGAACAAACTGCAGGTCTGACACTGAAAACGTGCTTAAGACATTTAAGGCtgcaattaattattattttcattgtcaatTAATCTGgtaattgttttgtctataaaatatctgaaagtagtgaaacatttcatttataatttCCCACAGTACAAGACAACAtcttttaacatctcaaatgagtcattttgtcTGACTAACACAAGACATTCAGTTTAACATCACAGAAGACCTAAACCACTGTAAAAATCATCATATTTGAAGAGCTGGAACCTGTAAATATTGGACATTCAATAGTTTTCTGTCAGTCTATTAATCAAATCGTCACCATAGCTctcaatacattaaaaaaaatattaaactttaaacaAGTATTTATATCTGATTATAGTTTCCCTCATTCAAAATGACCTCATTCCTCCCTAATtgaaaaatctataaaaaagaaaaatatttttacatgtcAAATGTATCAAAGACAAAATGTCTGCTTCACTCTTAAAGTATGTGTGCTGGAAGTTTCAAGTTTTTACATCATACTCATGTAAGTTGCATATTGGACCATGAATGCTTGTTGTGATTAAGTTAAAGTCTTCATCTCAGGTAAACTCAGAAAATTGTATAAACTTCACCAAAATGAATGTCAAGTTTCAAACTCTGCACGTCAGTCACTCTGCGaagtcaaacacattttaaagtgcaTCTGTCAAGTTAAATAGATCGAGCAGCacaactgaaaaacaaatcaattcCTTTAAAATATCACCTGAATTCACATGAAGCAACACAGTTTATATCATAAattataatctttatttatacagtcaCAGAAAAACAATGAATCCATTCTTTCTATacaccatttattttatttgtacacTTTAGGCCAATAAAATGATTTACACTGACAACTTAATCCTGTACAAATCCACAAACTAACTTTATGGCAGGATTGGTGTTTTGGTTTGGCTGGTGGAAAGGGAAATATCACTTAAACATATTAGAACTGAATCACCTGTTACTGATGCTTCTCTTAACTAATCCAGGGTACAAAAGTGCACTTTGATAGTTCAACTTCAACCAACCTCTGAAAAGTGCACTTAACCTTTCCAATCTGCCACTTATGTCAGTTTAGTCTTGTCCACACACTTTTCTCTACAAGGGATTTAACAGCATATGTCCATGTGTTCAGAGAAATGTGGGAATCCTGAATGTACTTATTTTAACAATTCTACTTATGATAAAATACTGGCCGCTGATTGTAGGTCAGAAGGAGTCACATGAGCTGATTGTGTCTGACATGAAGCCAGTTAAGTGATTAACCATCACATAAATAGCTGTCATCCATCACTGAAGCAAATTCATGCACAATTTCTCATTCAGTTTGAGCAGCTGGCAGTCTGGTGAGGTCAGTGAATCCATTATCGGACAGGTCGTTTAGTTCAGTTCATTCCCAGTCTCTGTTATCGTCCTACAGTCTGGCTCCTTTATTTCTTAATCTGTCTAGAtccatccttccacccttctttcacTTCATCCACAAATGTCTTTCGGACCCTCTTGAGCCGGTTCCCCACATCTTGCAGATCACCCGGAACTCGTCCAGTCTCCTCACGAACCTGCCGAAACGTCTGCGACCGCATGACCCGCTTTGATGCGTCCTGGCCGGCTAGCTGAGCCTTGGTGATGGCGTAAGCTGTGATCTGTGCGGCCCTGCGGATCGGACGAGACTCTGCCAACTTCTCCACCACCTGGAGTCTGTTCAGCAGGGAGAATAACATGCGAGCCAGCATTTTGTCGGAGGTCCGTAGCTCAGCCTGCTAACTTCCAGTCCAATTCTTGTGTGTTTCAGCCCTGAAATAACACCAATAttcacagttagctgtagataTATATTCGTCGATTACATACTGTCATGATGGTTGTATTTGTGGTGTACATTTCGATAAATATCAGTGAGAAAGGTGACTTACTTCAGCTGCTCTGTGTGACCGCTGAGAATGACACAACAAACTGAGGAGGAAGCCGGAAGTTAGTTTCAGGTTGGAAGAGAAAGATCCACACTTTTCTTATTCtgaatggagagaaaaacaataaaagtgtACTTACAGTTAGTTTTTCCCCAACAAAACGGATCAAGGTTTTAACAGTCTCTAGAGTCTCTAATCTGCATTGTTTTTAAGTCATGATAGCAGtgtgatcagtaggttatttaaatcattttagactatttaaaggagcagtgtgtaggattaCTGCCATCTAGCGGTGAAGTTGCAGATTGCATCCAACTGAGTATCCCTTGTAGTAGTCAAAATATAtatgtgcttgtgttttttgtatttgtttgggCTGCATTTATTGCGTTGATTGACACATAGGTGTCTTTTCCTCTTACTTCACCTGTTCGCTGGGGTGGCGCAGGGAGTTTTAGACAAAGTGGATTAGTAGGGCTCCTAGGCGTACTAAGTCTGTCAgctgcctttttatttttggagAGTAATCGCTACACGCCTCACCTCCCTGTACTCTTTTACATGAGTAAAACTGCCTCTGTAGTTTGCCAACTTTGCTTCATTCACcagtttgtttttcagtcatGATATGGTGTACATCAGTAAGTTATTTAGATCATTTAGGCCAGTGGTCACCAAggctgctcctggagagctactgccctgcatgttgtAGGTATCTCCCAACTCTAAGACACCTAACTGTAGTAATGAACTCATTATCAAACCATTGACAAGCTTTAGCTGCTTGAGAATGAACTAATGTAAATCTAATATCACGTTGAACTCTGTCAGaatgtctttttgacttgtgaagttaatttttgtttttaattgaaaatacatGTTGAGAAGTTTTTACTGGCCAAGCTGAAGTTTTTTTCTGCAACATATCCATGTAGTTAATGGTCACATTAACCACATAGATTCACTTCAATGATTGCTGACtttattgtttgatgtactgttgttgttgtttttacatgtgtcttgtaaggtgtctttgagtgctttgaaaggtgcctaaaatacattattattattattattattattattattattattattattactattattagaCCAcgttaattattttcattttgcacaataataagacaaaaagataaagagataacaacaaaagaaaggtgCAAGGTAGCGGCAAGAAACCCAAAAGTGCTTATACAGGGCCTCTACCTATATTATGCAGAATTCACAAGttagattaaaaacacattttgaaatgttcgtgaattaataataatacagaagCTGTACAGTTTTAAATGGGTAAAACCAATAATTGGTCAATACTATCGAATCTGAAGCCAACTTCAGCACCATTAGCGGCTTTCTCCCGGAGGTTTTTAATGGTAACACCAGCCGGTTCAAGTCCCCTACGTATATCCGCTTTCTGCAACACGTACAGCTGCGCGTTTCCCCTGATTCATTCCGCTCACAGCTCTGATCTGCAGCTTATCCAAACTTAAACTTTTTAAACACCTGGAAACCGTCGTGCGGAAGCTGCGACCATGCGGGTGTTGTTGTTGATTGCGGTGACGGTGCTGGCGGTGGTCAACGGAGCCGAGAAGAAAAAGCTGCAGATTGGCATCAAGAAAAGGGTGGACAATTGCCCCATCAAGTCCCGGAAAGGAGACGTGCTGAATATGCATTACACGGGCAAGCTGGAGGATGGCACCGAATTTGACAGCAGCATCCCCCGCGACAGGCCTTTTACTTTCACCCTGGGAACCGGCCAGGTGATCAAAGGTTGGGATCAAGGCCTGCTGGGCATGTGTGAGGGCGAGAAGAGGAAGCTGGTGATCCCCTCTGAGTTGGGATATGGAGACAGAGGAGCCCCACCAAAGATCCCCGGTGGAGCCACACTCATATTCGAGGTTGAGCTGCTCAGCATCGAGAGGAGATCCGATCTTTGATGAAGGAGGTGATGTGATAAGCAAGCAAGCGACTTTAAATGTGAGTTATATATTGAGCTGATTCGATTAGGCGATTAATTGAAAGAAAAGCAGTGATTTTAATCGGTCAAACAGACAATACCATAAAATAATGTGGTTCCAGCTTTTGAAATGTGAGGATTTCCTGTCCGTTTATCTgtcatgtaatttaaaaaaaaaactgaatatcttttgatgttttattttgggcagtggcgattttagaccctttttatgGATGCTCAAACACCCCTTAATTTAACCTCAGCACCCctacaattaaataaatgattgtttttttctctaaaaaatattttatacaacagtaattattttgcgagcctgtctgttagagatgggacaaagaATTATGCTTCAGgtttaaatggttttattttaacaggtttaatgtacttCTTCCCTCAGGGTTAATTAATTGACTATCCCAGGGTTttttctgaaccattattatcattatagtaGACCATTCTACtgtgtattcatatttttttgctgtaatttaCGTTATCTACTGAAATGAGTaatttagcagggggtttgaacactt from Scomber japonicus isolate fScoJap1 chromosome 7, fScoJap1.pri, whole genome shotgun sequence encodes:
- the ncbp2as2 gene encoding protein NCBP2AS2, encoding MLARMLFSLLNRLQVVEKLAESRPIRRAAQITAYAITKAQLAGQDASKRVMRSQTFRQVREETGRVPGDLQDVGNRLKRVRKTFVDEVKEGWKDGSRQIKK
- the fkbp2 gene encoding peptidyl-prolyl cis-trans isomerase FKBP2, producing the protein MRVLLLIAVTVLAVVNGAEKKKLQIGIKKRVDNCPIKSRKGDVLNMHYTGKLEDGTEFDSSIPRDRPFTFTLGTGQVIKGWDQGLLGMCEGEKRKLVIPSELGYGDRGAPPKIPGGATLIFEVELLSIERRSDL